From a single Planctomycetia bacterium genomic region:
- a CDS encoding helix-turn-helix domain-containing protein: MTKRVNKLFRYGAAIHPGLEKLGLTPNQYRIYCYLIFRTGNNEQCWPSISTIAADCRMGKTTVKKGLAELRTLELVKPLPCCEKSGRRTSNRYVLLGISGKHQGSPNDWGTGRHATGHRSPDDHKYISDECITKEIIHHHSNPSKTRQCTALLTSESLPESLYPFEGAYTASTLNEAWKLTKSYYPLHTFAKTRKAMRQCVSAFAAQIQSNSRFGNHLQAYLKRFSSLPPESLQEQIRQGQLLSLQTTPWELVKHINRNYKSASRPIPNASNSSVLAGRAQRRHAAQTKPQAQSETLTPETLKENLHV; the protein is encoded by the coding sequence ATGACCAAACGAGTCAACAAGCTATTTCGATATGGGGCAGCAATTCATCCAGGCTTGGAGAAGCTCGGGCTTACCCCTAATCAATATCGCATTTATTGTTATTTGATTTTCAGAACGGGAAATAATGAACAGTGCTGGCCCAGCATCTCCACCATCGCGGCGGACTGTCGAATGGGCAAAACTACGGTAAAAAAGGGACTCGCTGAACTCAGAACTTTAGAACTGGTAAAACCATTACCCTGCTGTGAAAAATCTGGGCGACGAACTTCCAATCGCTACGTGCTTCTGGGTATTTCTGGCAAACACCAGGGGTCGCCAAACGACTGGGGGACTGGTCGCCACGCGACTGGTCACCGGTCGCCAGACGACCACAAATATATATCAGATGAATGTATTACAAAAGAAATAATACATCATCATTCCAATCCATCAAAAACCAGACAATGTACAGCTCTTCTAACCAGTGAATCCCTTCCAGAATCGCTGTATCCCTTTGAGGGAGCCTATACCGCTTCTACCCTGAATGAAGCCTGGAAGCTCACCAAGTCTTATTACCCGTTACATACGTTTGCCAAGACGCGCAAGGCAATGAGACAATGTGTCAGTGCCTTTGCTGCGCAAATCCAGTCCAACAGCCGGTTTGGCAATCACTTGCAAGCGTATCTGAAGCGCTTCAGTTCATTACCCCCGGAATCGTTGCAAGAACAGATTCGACAAGGCCAACTACTTTCCCTCCAAACGACTCCGTGGGAATTGGTAAAGCATATCAATCGAAATTACAAATCTGCCTCTCGACCCATCCCTAATGCCAGTAACAGCAGTGTCCTTGCTGGTCGCGCCCAACGACGCCATGCAGCTCAGACGAAACCGCAAGCTCAATCTGAAACATTGACCCCAGAAACACTCAAGGAGAACCTACATGTCTGA